A genome region from Sphingobacteriaceae bacterium GW460-11-11-14-LB5 includes the following:
- a CDS encoding beta-xylosidase gives MKYLFAFFLYCFVFSIGKNAFAKQLNDTIYLADPTIFLDKGIYYLYGTSGDEGFMVYASRDLKNWTKPAGKNKGFALKKGDAFGTKGFWAPQVFKKGKTYFMAYTADEQIAIAHSNSPTGPFVQKELKAISGIGKQIDPFVFTDTDGKNYLYHVKLDQGNRIFVAELKHDFSDVIPETTKFCLSGTEPWENTAKTDWPVTEGPTVLKKNNLYYLFYSANDFRNPDYAVGYATSGSATGPWLKYTGNPIISKKTLQLNGTGHGDFFTDKSGQLQYVFHTHYTNHKVSPRATAVVKAAFVKDKNDRYHMQIDAESFRFLRQSVAKTF, from the coding sequence ATGAAATATCTTTTTGCCTTTTTTTTATACTGCTTCGTATTTTCTATTGGTAAAAACGCATTTGCCAAGCAATTAAACGATACCATTTACCTGGCCGATCCAACTATTTTTTTAGACAAGGGTATATACTATTTATATGGTACCAGCGGCGATGAAGGCTTTATGGTTTATGCTTCCCGCGATCTTAAAAACTGGACTAAACCGGCCGGAAAAAATAAGGGATTTGCCTTAAAAAAGGGCGATGCCTTTGGAACTAAAGGGTTTTGGGCACCACAGGTATTTAAAAAGGGTAAAACCTATTTCATGGCTTATACCGCTGATGAACAGATTGCTATTGCCCATAGTAATAGCCCAACAGGTCCTTTTGTTCAGAAAGAATTAAAAGCAATATCAGGTATAGGGAAACAGATCGATCCATTTGTATTTACCGATACCGATGGAAAAAACTACCTCTATCATGTAAAGCTTGATCAGGGTAACCGGATTTTTGTAGCAGAACTGAAGCATGATTTTTCAGATGTAATCCCTGAAACAACAAAATTTTGTTTATCAGGAACTGAGCCCTGGGAAAATACGGCAAAAACCGATTGGCCGGTAACCGAAGGCCCAACGGTTCTAAAAAAGAACAATCTTTATTATCTTTTTTACTCCGCAAATGATTTCAGGAATCCGGATTATGCCGTGGGTTATGCTACTTCAGGCTCAGCTACAGGACCTTGGTTAAAATATACAGGCAATCCGATCATCAGCAAAAAGACCTTACAGCTAAACGGAACCGGTCACGGAGATTTTTTTACGGATAAAAGTGGTCAGCTGCAGTATGTATTTCATACCCATTACACGAACCACAAGGTATCGCCGAGGGCAACCGCTGTTGTCAAAGCGGCTTTTGTAAAAGATAAAAATGATCGCTACCATATGCAAATCGACGCTGAAAGTTTTCGGTTTTTAAGGCAAAGTGTTGCAAAAACATTCTAG
- a CDS encoding glycosyl hydrolase family 43, with protein sequence MNALKIRYLLSTLCLLWAVGLPAQTFTNPLLPSGADPYSYYKDGYYYYTHTTGNRVDLWKTKTLDGLKDAERKTIWHAPAGTMYSKEIWAPEVMFLRGKWYAYFAADDGRNENHRMYVLENASADPMKGEWVFKGKIADPTDKWAIDGDVIDFKGQLYMIWSGWEGDENGKQEIFIARLKNPWTVEGKRVKISTPKFNWEKIGDLGGGAHVDVNEGPQFLPHGDKIFVIYSASGCWTDFYALGMLSASAKSNLLDPASWAKSDQPVFQQSPKDSIYALGHNSFFKSPDGKEDWILYHANDKPGQGCGGFRSPRAQKFNWNTDGTPNFGTPVKAGLSITSPSNRNK encoded by the coding sequence ATGAACGCTTTGAAAATAAGATATTTGCTGAGTACTTTATGCCTGTTATGGGCAGTGGGCTTGCCTGCACAAACATTTACCAACCCTTTATTGCCATCCGGGGCCGATCCTTATAGTTATTATAAAGATGGTTATTACTATTATACCCATACCACTGGCAACCGGGTAGATCTTTGGAAAACCAAAACCTTAGATGGCTTAAAAGATGCAGAGCGGAAAACCATCTGGCATGCACCTGCAGGCACCATGTATAGTAAAGAAATCTGGGCACCGGAAGTCATGTTTTTAAGAGGCAAATGGTACGCTTACTTCGCTGCCGATGATGGAAGAAATGAAAACCACCGCATGTATGTTTTAGAAAATGCTTCAGCCGACCCCATGAAAGGCGAGTGGGTATTTAAAGGTAAAATTGCCGATCCAACTGATAAATGGGCCATTGATGGGGATGTAATCGATTTTAAAGGCCAGTTATATATGATCTGGTCTGGATGGGAGGGTGATGAAAACGGCAAACAGGAAATTTTCATCGCCAGGCTTAAAAATCCATGGACGGTAGAAGGAAAAAGAGTGAAGATTTCTACACCAAAATTTAACTGGGAAAAAATAGGGGATTTGGGTGGAGGAGCCCATGTGGATGTAAACGAAGGGCCTCAGTTTTTGCCGCATGGAGATAAAATATTTGTCATTTATTCAGCCAGTGGCTGTTGGACAGATTTTTATGCCCTGGGTATGCTTTCCGCGTCGGCTAAAAGCAATCTGCTCGATCCTGCTTCCTGGGCAAAATCTGATCAGCCTGTTTTCCAGCAGTCGCCAAAAGACAGCATCTACGCGCTGGGTCATAACTCATTTTTTAAATCGCCAGACGGAAAAGAAGACTGGATCCTATATCATGCCAACGATAAACCGGGTCAGGGTTGCGGAGGTTTCCGCTCACCCCGTGCCCAAAAATTCAACTGGAATACCGATGGTACACCAAATTTTGGAACTCCGGTAAAAGCAGGACTGAGCATCACCTCACCATCAAACCGAAATAAATAA
- a CDS encoding beta-galactosidase, with product MNKKVSILISLLGLSLSLSAQQDKSWSMVKGKISSPWAQEVNPKNVLPEYPRPQFERAGNWKNLNGLWDYAISGKSQQPAINQGKILVPFAVESSLSGVGKTVGKDSLLWYKTSFTVPANMKGKEILLHFGAVDWRSTVSINGKVVGKHEGGFDPFSFNITPFLNKSGNQTLTVEVWDPTDEGPQPRGKQVKKPEGIWYTPVTGIWQTVWIEAVNKVHIDHLKITPDIDQQTVAVTPFLTGAGTGDQVKVSAWDGTTKVAEQIADGNGAINLKIANPKLWSPKNPFLYDLKVELIAKNKKVDEVKSYFAMRKTSMGKDENGIQRMLLNNEFVFQYGPLDQGWWPDGLYTAPTDAALKFDVDKTKEMGFNMIRKHIKVEPARWYYHCDKAGMLVWQDMPSGDLGNGWENRPGILDHGSDQNRSAESEGYYKKEWNAIIDALYNVPSIVVWTPFNEAWGQFKTVEIAKWTKEKDPSRLVNTASGGNFHPVGDIIDLHNYPHPAMPSPDYFGKDYVLVLGEFGGLGLPIDGHVWQQKNNWGYQSFKNKTDLFNKYAQFMKRLEELIPLGLSAGVYTQTTDVEVETNGLMTYDRKDIKFSETQMKALHDKLYNIRIPIKK from the coding sequence ATGAACAAAAAAGTATCCATCCTTATCTCGCTGCTGGGGCTCTCGTTATCCCTTTCCGCGCAACAGGACAAATCGTGGTCGATGGTAAAAGGGAAAATCTCTTCACCATGGGCACAGGAAGTTAATCCTAAAAATGTTTTGCCAGAATATCCACGCCCACAGTTCGAGCGTGCTGGTAACTGGAAAAACTTAAACGGACTTTGGGATTATGCCATTTCCGGAAAATCGCAACAACCGGCAATCAATCAGGGTAAAATTCTGGTTCCTTTCGCGGTAGAATCTTCACTTTCGGGTGTGGGCAAAACCGTTGGTAAGGATAGCCTGCTCTGGTACAAAACCAGCTTTACCGTACCGGCCAATATGAAGGGTAAAGAAATTTTGCTTCATTTTGGCGCGGTTGACTGGAGAAGTACCGTGAGCATCAACGGTAAAGTGGTAGGTAAACATGAAGGCGGTTTCGATCCTTTCAGTTTCAATATTACGCCGTTTCTGAACAAGAGTGGAAACCAGACTTTAACTGTAGAGGTCTGGGACCCTACAGATGAAGGCCCTCAGCCAAGAGGAAAGCAGGTGAAAAAGCCTGAAGGCATCTGGTATACCCCGGTAACCGGTATCTGGCAAACCGTTTGGATTGAAGCGGTAAATAAAGTACACATCGATCACCTTAAAATAACACCAGATATCGATCAGCAAACGGTAGCGGTTACCCCATTTTTAACAGGCGCTGGTACTGGCGATCAGGTTAAGGTTTCGGCATGGGATGGCACTACGAAAGTCGCTGAGCAGATTGCTGATGGTAACGGTGCAATCAATTTAAAAATTGCGAACCCTAAACTTTGGAGCCCTAAAAATCCGTTTTTATACGATTTAAAAGTTGAACTGATTGCTAAAAATAAAAAGGTAGATGAGGTGAAAAGTTATTTTGCCATGCGCAAAACCTCAATGGGCAAAGATGAGAATGGTATTCAGCGTATGCTGTTAAACAATGAATTTGTTTTTCAGTACGGTCCGCTAGATCAGGGCTGGTGGCCAGATGGTCTTTACACTGCACCAACGGATGCAGCCTTAAAATTTGATGTCGATAAAACCAAAGAAATGGGTTTTAATATGATCAGAAAACACATTAAGGTAGAGCCCGCACGTTGGTACTACCATTGCGATAAAGCGGGTATGCTGGTTTGGCAGGATATGCCAAGTGGCGATTTGGGTAATGGCTGGGAGAACCGTCCGGGTATTTTAGACCATGGCTCAGATCAAAACAGAAGTGCAGAATCTGAAGGCTATTATAAAAAAGAGTGGAATGCGATTATCGATGCGCTTTACAATGTGCCTTCAATCGTCGTATGGACACCTTTTAACGAGGCCTGGGGCCAGTTTAAGACGGTAGAAATTGCCAAATGGACGAAAGAGAAAGATCCTTCAAGGCTTGTAAATACGGCTAGTGGAGGTAATTTTCATCCGGTAGGCGATATTATCGATCTGCATAATTATCCACATCCGGCTATGCCGAGCCCTGATTATTTTGGGAAAGATTATGTGCTTGTGCTTGGTGAGTTTGGCGGACTTGGCCTGCCTATTGATGGCCATGTTTGGCAACAGAAAAACAACTGGGGTTATCAGAGTTTTAAAAACAAAACCGATCTGTTTAACAAATACGCCCAGTTTATGAAACGTTTGGAAGAATTAATCCCCTTAGGACTTTCTGCCGGCGTGTACACGCAAACGACCGATGTGGAAGTAGAAACCAATGGATTAATGACCTATGATCGAAAAGACATTAAGTTTTCGGAAACACAGATGAAAGCATTACATGATAAATTGTACAATATTAGGATTCCAATTAAAAAGTAG
- a CDS encoding 1,4-beta-xylanase, which translates to MSLNISLGFAQKTKKSTEPAKVWSVEKANAWYKEHKWLTGANYIPSNAINQLEMWQADTFSPDLIDKELGWAEGIGFNTLRVFLFSKAWSQDPEGFKKRMDQFLTITQKHGIKPMFVFFDDCWNKTSAIGKQPAPKTGVHNSGWLQDPGDPAFKEEANFPELEKYVKDVLSHFAHDKRILLWDLYNEPGNSGKLEATIPLLTKTISWARAVNPDQPISIGLWSWGFEKLNEIQLANSDIVTYHNYEAPDWHQRTIDLLKASGRPLICTEYMARSRNSRFSNILPMLKNENVGAINWGFAAGKTNTKYAWDTPLADGSDPIEWFHEIFQPDGTPYRLDEVNLIKKLNNK; encoded by the coding sequence CTGAGTTTGAACATCAGCCTGGGTTTCGCGCAAAAAACAAAAAAAAGTACTGAGCCTGCAAAAGTTTGGTCAGTAGAAAAAGCCAATGCCTGGTACAAGGAACATAAATGGTTAACAGGTGCAAACTACATTCCTTCCAATGCCATCAATCAGCTGGAAATGTGGCAGGCCGATACTTTTTCACCCGATCTGATTGATAAAGAACTGGGCTGGGCCGAAGGAATTGGTTTTAACACGCTGCGTGTATTCTTGTTCAGTAAGGCCTGGAGTCAGGATCCTGAGGGTTTTAAAAAGAGAATGGATCAGTTTTTAACCATTACCCAAAAACATGGTATTAAACCGATGTTTGTCTTTTTCGACGATTGCTGGAATAAAACTTCAGCCATTGGTAAACAGCCGGCACCTAAAACAGGTGTTCACAATTCGGGCTGGTTGCAAGATCCCGGTGATCCTGCTTTTAAAGAAGAAGCCAATTTCCCTGAACTCGAAAAATATGTAAAGGATGTACTTAGCCATTTTGCACACGATAAAAGAATTTTACTTTGGGATTTGTACAATGAACCCGGAAATAGTGGAAAGTTAGAGGCTACCATTCCCTTGTTAACCAAAACCATCAGCTGGGCAAGAGCAGTCAATCCCGATCAGCCGATTTCTATCGGATTGTGGAGCTGGGGTTTCGAAAAGCTTAACGAAATACAGCTGGCCAACTCAGATATTGTAACCTACCATAACTATGAGGCACCAGACTGGCACCAAAGAACCATTGATCTGTTAAAAGCCAGCGGCCGGCCACTGATCTGTACCGAATATATGGCCCGATCACGCAACAGCCGCTTTTCAAACATTTTGCCTATGCTAAAAAATGAAAATGTTGGCGCCATTAACTGGGGATTTGCTGCGGGTAAAACCAATACCAAATATGCCTGGGATACCCCGCTTGCCGATGGATCTGATCCGATTGAGTGGTTCCACGAAATCTTTCAGCCCGATGGCACCCCATACCGCCTGGATGAGGTAAACCTGATTAAAAAACTCAATAACAAATAA